A genomic window from Micromonospora violae includes:
- a CDS encoding DNA glycosylase AlkZ-like family protein, with protein sequence MGVHRLDRAQARRIAVRAQLLAAPRPTDLLAVVRQLTLVQIDPTAAVAPSADLVCWSRLGSSYQPAQLREALERDRTLFEHHAMVRPMDDLGLFLAAMAASPGHERHREWLRANDSFRRDVLDLLSRSGPLLSRDIPDTSVVPWPSSGWTNNRNVTQMLEFLVLRGEVAIAGRQGRQRLWDVAQRVYPAGVPAVELEQARRLRDERRLRALGIARAKAVIVPGEPAEVGDAGEPAVIEGVAGEWRVDPAALGQPFAGRTALLSPFDRLVHDRVRLADLFEYEYVLEMYKPKASRRWGYFALPILHGDRLVGKVDATADRRGGTLTAHAVHEDVAFTPQVTRAVHDELHDLASWLSLTVAGLR encoded by the coding sequence GTGGGTGTGCACCGACTCGATCGGGCCCAGGCACGGCGGATCGCCGTCCGGGCCCAACTGCTGGCCGCTCCGCGTCCGACCGACCTGCTGGCCGTGGTCCGCCAGCTGACCCTGGTGCAGATCGACCCGACCGCCGCTGTCGCGCCCAGCGCCGACCTTGTCTGCTGGAGCCGGCTCGGCTCGTCGTACCAGCCCGCGCAGTTGCGCGAGGCCCTGGAACGGGACCGGACTCTCTTCGAACACCACGCGATGGTCCGACCGATGGACGACCTGGGGCTCTTCCTCGCGGCGATGGCGGCGTCGCCCGGCCACGAGCGCCACCGCGAGTGGCTGCGTGCCAACGACTCGTTCCGGCGCGACGTCCTCGACCTGCTCAGCCGTTCCGGTCCGCTGCTCTCCCGCGACATCCCGGACACCAGCGTCGTGCCGTGGCCGTCGTCGGGCTGGACCAACAACCGTAACGTCACCCAGATGCTGGAGTTCCTGGTCCTGCGCGGCGAGGTCGCCATCGCCGGCCGCCAGGGCCGACAGCGGCTCTGGGACGTGGCGCAGCGGGTCTACCCGGCCGGCGTGCCCGCCGTCGAGCTGGAGCAGGCGCGCCGGCTGCGCGACGAGCGACGGCTGCGGGCGCTGGGCATCGCTCGGGCGAAGGCGGTGATCGTGCCGGGCGAGCCGGCCGAGGTCGGTGACGCCGGCGAGCCAGCGGTGATCGAGGGCGTCGCGGGGGAGTGGCGGGTGGACCCGGCCGCGCTCGGGCAGCCCTTCGCCGGGCGTACGGCACTGTTGTCGCCGTTCGACCGGCTGGTGCACGACCGGGTCCGTCTCGCCGACCTCTTCGAGTACGAGTACGTGCTGGAGATGTACAAGCCCAAGGCGAGTCGACGGTGGGGCTACTTCGCGCTGCCGATCCTGCACGGCGACCGGCTGGTCGGAAAGGTCGACGCCACGGCCGATCGTCGGGGCGGCACGCTCACTGCGCACGCCGTCCACGAGGACGTGGCCTTCACCCCGCAGGTGACCCGGGCCGTGCACGACGAGCTGCACGACCTGGCGTCCTGGTTGTCGCTGACCGTCGCGGGCCTGCGTTGA
- a CDS encoding transporter, with the protein MIWLTWRQHRKQALYTLLGLAALAALLVPIGLSMRNTFSDLGLADCAAQLARADVAQATREACDAGFHRFGNQYSGLNLVAVLLITLPALVGLFWGAPLVAREVEHGTHRFVWTQGVGRTRWALVKFGLVGAAVVVLAAVYGLGMSWWVEPLTQATHEGRLGMIVFDLQGIVPIGYTLFAVALGVFAGTVWKRMLPAMGITLAGFIGVRAAVEILARPRYQPAHTKTFPIEVDGLPETSWGDWILTQGVRNPDGTMIAEDTRIQCPVGGTGPDGRACGAELGLEPGAYNWQLYQPADRFWLFQSIETGLFVALALLLLYLAIRRVRRIA; encoded by the coding sequence ATGATCTGGTTGACCTGGCGGCAACACCGCAAGCAGGCGCTCTACACCCTGCTGGGCCTCGCGGCACTCGCCGCTCTGCTGGTGCCGATCGGCCTGTCGATGCGCAACACCTTCAGCGACCTTGGTTTGGCGGACTGCGCGGCACAGCTCGCCCGCGCCGACGTGGCGCAGGCGACCCGGGAGGCCTGCGACGCGGGCTTCCACCGTTTTGGAAACCAATACAGCGGCCTCAACCTGGTGGCCGTACTGCTGATCACCCTGCCGGCGCTGGTCGGTCTGTTCTGGGGTGCCCCGCTGGTCGCCCGTGAGGTGGAGCACGGCACGCACCGGTTCGTCTGGACCCAGGGCGTCGGCCGGACCCGCTGGGCCCTGGTGAAGTTCGGGCTGGTGGGCGCGGCCGTCGTGGTTCTCGCGGCGGTCTACGGGCTGGGCATGTCGTGGTGGGTTGAACCGCTCACGCAGGCCACCCACGAGGGTCGGCTCGGCATGATCGTTTTTGATTTGCAGGGCATCGTCCCGATCGGCTACACCCTGTTCGCCGTCGCGCTGGGCGTCTTCGCCGGCACCGTGTGGAAGCGGATGCTGCCCGCCATGGGCATCACCCTCGCCGGGTTCATCGGCGTACGGGCGGCGGTGGAGATCCTGGCCCGACCGCGCTACCAGCCCGCCCACACCAAGACCTTCCCGATCGAGGTGGACGGGTTGCCGGAGACCAGTTGGGGGGACTGGATCCTCACCCAGGGCGTCCGGAACCCGGACGGGACGATGATCGCGGAGGACACCCGGATCCAGTGCCCGGTGGGCGGAACAGGACCGGACGGTCGGGCCTGCGGGGCCGAGTTGGGCCTCGAACCGGGCGCGTACAACTGGCAGCTGTATCAGCCGGCGGACCGGTTCTGGCTGTTCCAGAGCATCGAGACCGGCCTCTTCGTCGCCCTGGCCCTGCTGTTGCTCTACCTCGCCATCCGCCGGGTCCGGCGGATCGCGTAG
- a CDS encoding ABC transporter ATP-binding protein, translating to MDMVLETDRLGKRYGSTWALRECSLHLPAGRIAALVGPNGAGKSTLLHLAVGLLKPDAGAVRVFGRSPYGDTEGLADIGFVAQDTPLYRDFTAAELVVAGGKLNRRWDAALARQRLAQLGIPPDKPVGKLSGGQRAQVALALALAKQPRLLLLDEPVASLDPLARREFLQSLMGSVAESGTTVLLSSHLLADLERVCDYLIVLNASQVQLTGAVDDLVAEHRQLLGPRHDGGDIGGVAAVVRASHTDRQSTLLVRTDGPVTDPAWTIREVSLEDIVLAYLADGTTQSSHSEWGVPA from the coding sequence ATGGACATGGTCTTGGAAACAGACCGGCTCGGTAAGCGGTACGGCAGCACCTGGGCGTTGCGGGAGTGCTCGCTGCACCTGCCGGCCGGCCGGATCGCCGCGCTGGTCGGGCCGAACGGCGCAGGCAAGAGCACCCTGCTGCACCTGGCCGTCGGGCTCCTCAAGCCCGACGCGGGCGCGGTCCGGGTGTTCGGCAGGTCCCCGTACGGCGACACGGAGGGCCTGGCCGACATCGGCTTCGTCGCCCAGGACACGCCGCTCTACCGGGACTTCACCGCCGCCGAGCTGGTCGTCGCCGGCGGCAAGCTGAACAGGCGGTGGGACGCGGCGCTGGCCCGCCAACGGCTGGCGCAGCTCGGCATACCGCCGGACAAGCCGGTCGGCAAGCTCTCCGGCGGGCAACGGGCCCAGGTGGCACTCGCCCTGGCACTGGCCAAGCAGCCGCGGCTGCTGCTGCTCGACGAACCCGTCGCCAGCCTCGACCCGCTGGCCCGACGGGAGTTCCTCCAGTCGCTGATGGGCAGCGTCGCGGAGTCCGGCACCACCGTCCTGCTCTCCTCACACCTGCTGGCCGACCTGGAGCGCGTCTGCGACTACCTGATCGTGCTCAACGCCTCCCAGGTGCAGCTCACCGGCGCGGTCGACGACCTGGTCGCCGAGCACCGCCAACTGCTCGGTCCCCGGCACGACGGCGGCGACATCGGGGGCGTCGCCGCCGTGGTCCGGGCCAGCCACACCGACCGGCAGTCCACCCTGCTGGTTCGCACCGACGGGCCGGTCACCGATCCGGCCTGGACGATCCGCGAGGTGAGCCTGGAGGACATCGTGCTGGCCTACCTGGCCGACGGCACCACGCAGAGCAGCCACAGCGAGTGGGGGGTGCCGGCATGA
- a CDS encoding GntR family transcriptional regulator yields MIEFVLDSRSKVNTYMQLVQQVKQALRVGLLTPGDQLPKVRDVAQSLAINPNTVLKAYRELEIEGLVGGRPGVGTFVQRTLAGASLPNQAELRDDLVAWLHRAQTAGLTAEDVIALVETTLRATLADDPPQKEPA; encoded by the coding sequence GTGATCGAGTTCGTACTGGACAGCCGGTCGAAGGTGAACACCTACATGCAGCTCGTGCAGCAGGTGAAACAGGCGTTGCGGGTCGGCCTGCTGACGCCGGGCGACCAGTTGCCGAAGGTCCGGGACGTCGCGCAATCCCTCGCGATCAACCCGAACACGGTGCTGAAGGCGTACCGGGAGTTGGAGATCGAGGGTCTGGTCGGCGGCCGACCCGGGGTGGGCACGTTCGTCCAGCGCACCCTGGCCGGCGCGTCCCTGCCCAATCAGGCCGAGCTGCGCGACGACCTGGTCGCCTGGCTGCACCGGGCGCAAACCGCCGGCCTCACCGCCGAGGACGTCATCGCCCTGGTGGAGACGACGCTTCGCGCCACCCTCGCCGACGACCCACCACAGAAGGAGCCCGCATGA
- a CDS encoding Nramp family divalent metal transporter, with translation MVTNELTTSRATPLQAARARGRVRGRLILLGPAFVAAVAYVDPGNFATNSAAGARYGYLLVWVVVVANLMAMLVQTLTAKLGLATGRSLPELCRERLPRPLNRAMWVQAELVAMATDLAEVIGGAVALYLLFGIPLLPGGIIIGTAAFAVLALRSRGYRAFEVAIAVLLGVIVLAFAANLLASGSDPGSAMAGLVPRLQGTDSVLLAAGILGATVMPHVIYVHSALTRDRIPAANDTERRILFRGQRTDVLLALSAAGAVNLAMLLIAAASFRGGGPGGADSLEGVHAGLGQTIGTAAAFGFAVALLVSGLASTSVGTYAGEVIMQGFLRRRVPLLLRRLVTLLPALAVLAIGLDPTRALVLSQVILSFGIPFALIPVVAFTRRRDLMGNLVNHPLTTAAASLVAVLVVALNAFLLWQVVAG, from the coding sequence ATGGTCACCAACGAACTGACCACGTCGAGGGCGACTCCACTACAGGCCGCTCGCGCCCGGGGTCGGGTACGCGGGCGGCTCATCCTGCTCGGCCCGGCGTTCGTCGCAGCCGTCGCCTACGTCGACCCCGGTAACTTCGCCACCAACTCCGCAGCCGGTGCCCGGTACGGCTACCTGCTGGTGTGGGTGGTGGTGGTGGCCAACCTGATGGCCATGTTGGTGCAGACGCTCACCGCGAAGCTGGGTCTGGCCACCGGGCGCAGCCTGCCCGAGCTGTGCCGGGAACGCCTACCCCGGCCGCTGAACCGGGCGATGTGGGTGCAGGCCGAGTTGGTCGCCATGGCCACCGACCTGGCCGAGGTGATCGGTGGCGCGGTCGCCCTGTACCTGCTCTTCGGCATCCCCCTGCTGCCTGGCGGGATCATCATCGGCACGGCCGCGTTCGCCGTGCTGGCGCTGCGCTCACGCGGCTACCGCGCCTTCGAGGTCGCCATCGCCGTCCTGCTCGGTGTGATCGTGTTGGCCTTCGCCGCCAACCTGCTCGCCTCCGGCTCCGATCCCGGCTCGGCCATGGCCGGTCTGGTGCCGCGCCTGCAAGGCACGGACAGCGTGTTGCTGGCCGCCGGCATCCTCGGCGCGACCGTCATGCCGCACGTCATCTACGTGCACTCCGCGCTCACCCGTGACCGTATTCCGGCCGCCAACGACACCGAGCGCCGGATCCTGTTCCGTGGTCAGCGCACCGATGTCCTGCTCGCCCTGAGCGCGGCCGGCGCGGTCAACCTCGCCATGCTGCTGATCGCCGCTGCCAGCTTCCGCGGCGGCGGCCCGGGTGGCGCGGACAGCCTGGAGGGGGTGCACGCCGGGCTCGGCCAGACCATCGGGACCGCCGCCGCGTTCGGGTTCGCCGTCGCCCTGCTGGTCTCGGGGCTGGCCTCCACGAGCGTGGGCACCTACGCCGGAGAGGTGATCATGCAGGGCTTCCTGCGGCGGCGGGTTCCGCTGTTGCTGCGTAGGCTGGTCACCCTGCTGCCCGCGCTGGCCGTGCTGGCCATCGGCCTCGACCCGACCCGGGCGCTGGTGCTGTCGCAGGTCATCCTCAGCTTCGGTATCCCGTTCGCGCTGATCCCGGTCGTCGCCTTCACCCGCCGCCGCGACCTGATGGGCAACCTGGTCAACCACCCGCTCACCACCGCCGCCGCGTCCCTGGTGGCCGTGCTGGTGGTAGCGCTCAACGCGTTCCTCCTCTGGCAGGTCGTCGCCGGCTGA
- a CDS encoding esterase-like activity of phytase family protein: MRVRGRLTGGRRARAAAVLAALLAGALPPAVVLVPGAATAGAATAGVAVGTPVCQVRDDRLRELSGMVATDDGYVVINDGADDEARRRIFFLDQRCAVVRTVSFPSRPRDTEDLAIGRDGTIWVADIGDNDRSRQTVGVWRLAPGAKQPVLHRMTYPDRPHDAEALLLDASGRPLIITKGGSGSVFLYAPTTALRPDATTPLAALGQVTVPMTTTSNPFSFLGRAVITGAASAPDGRRVALRSYADAFEYDVPDGDVVRALTTGTPRITPLPDEPQGESITYSRDGRSLLTVSESAGQPSNRPTILRYPATATGATAAPPTESVGPVAPTAARPAANEVGGAGGRNWPLAIGAGVLLVLLGLAGVLRWRHTARP, encoded by the coding sequence ATGCGGGTACGCGGACGGTTGACCGGGGGGCGGCGTGCTCGTGCGGCGGCGGTGCTGGCCGCGCTGCTCGCGGGAGCGCTACCGCCGGCCGTGGTGCTCGTGCCGGGCGCTGCCACGGCCGGCGCTGCCACGGCGGGCGTGGCGGTGGGGACCCCGGTCTGCCAGGTGCGCGACGACCGGCTCCGCGAGCTCTCCGGGATGGTCGCCACCGACGACGGGTACGTGGTGATCAACGACGGGGCCGACGACGAGGCCCGCCGGCGGATCTTCTTCCTCGACCAGCGCTGCGCGGTGGTGCGAACCGTCTCCTTCCCGTCCCGGCCCCGCGACACGGAGGACCTGGCCATCGGCCGGGACGGCACCATCTGGGTCGCGGACATCGGCGACAACGACCGCTCCCGGCAGACGGTCGGCGTGTGGCGGCTCGCGCCCGGGGCGAAGCAGCCGGTGCTGCACCGGATGACCTACCCGGACCGTCCGCACGACGCCGAGGCGCTGCTGCTCGACGCTTCCGGTCGGCCGCTGATCATCACCAAGGGTGGCAGTGGCAGCGTCTTCCTGTACGCGCCGACCACCGCGTTGCGGCCGGACGCGACGACGCCGCTGGCCGCGCTCGGCCAGGTCACGGTGCCGATGACCACGACCAGCAACCCGTTCTCGTTCCTGGGCCGCGCGGTGATCACCGGCGCGGCGAGCGCACCGGACGGACGGCGGGTGGCGCTGCGCAGCTATGCCGACGCCTTCGAGTACGACGTGCCCGACGGCGACGTGGTCCGCGCGTTGACCACCGGCACCCCACGGATCACCCCGTTGCCGGACGAGCCGCAGGGTGAGTCGATCACCTACAGCCGGGACGGTCGTTCGTTGCTCACCGTCTCCGAGTCCGCCGGACAACCGTCCAACCGTCCAACGATCCTGCGCTACCCGGCCACCGCCACCGGGGCCACCGCCGCGCCCCCGACCGAGTCCGTCGGCCCGGTGGCACCCACGGCGGCCCGCCCGGCCGCCAACGAGGTCGGCGGTGCGGGCGGGCGGAACTGGCCGCTGGCGATCGGAGCCGGGGTGCTGCTGGTCCTGCTCGGGCTGGCCGGCGTGCTGCGGTGGAGGCACACCGCGCGCCCGTGA
- a CDS encoding NAD(P)H-dependent flavin oxidoreductase — MSVLSALRHPIIAAPMAGGPSTPTLVAAVSAAGGLGFLAAGMIDTGRLVADIAEVRARTDRPFGVNVFLPDPGGVDEAAIRTYAERLAPQAAQRGVSLGDPVGGDDAYPQKVAALLADPVPVVSFVFGLPDRAVVTALRERGTEVWATVTRPDAATAAAELGVDAVVVQGTEAGGHRGGLPDDDDYGLLPLLRLVAARCDRPLVAAGGLGDGPAVAAVLAAGAAAAQLGTAFLRCPEAGSSPMHRAAVASATPTALTRSYTGKRARGVANDFLRQHDPAAPRGYPQVLHLTRPLLAAARRDGDASVANLWAGQAHPLARDLPAGQVVAEVSAAARAALATVVERSSRWG; from the coding sequence ATGTCCGTCCTGTCCGCGTTGCGCCACCCGATCATCGCCGCCCCGATGGCGGGCGGCCCGTCCACGCCCACGCTCGTGGCCGCCGTGTCCGCAGCGGGTGGGCTCGGCTTCCTCGCCGCCGGGATGATCGACACCGGCCGGCTGGTCGCCGACATCGCCGAGGTTCGGGCGCGTACCGATCGGCCGTTCGGTGTGAACGTCTTCCTGCCCGACCCCGGCGGCGTCGACGAGGCCGCCATCCGGACGTACGCCGAACGGCTCGCCCCGCAGGCCGCGCAGCGCGGGGTGAGTCTGGGCGATCCGGTCGGCGGCGACGACGCGTACCCGCAGAAGGTGGCCGCGCTGCTCGCGGACCCGGTCCCGGTGGTGTCCTTTGTGTTCGGGCTGCCCGACCGGGCGGTGGTGACTGCCCTGCGCGAGCGGGGCACCGAGGTGTGGGCCACCGTCACCCGCCCGGACGCCGCGACCGCCGCCGCCGAGCTGGGGGTGGACGCGGTGGTGGTGCAGGGCACCGAGGCGGGTGGGCATCGCGGCGGCCTACCGGACGACGACGACTACGGGCTGCTGCCGTTGCTCCGGCTGGTCGCCGCCCGCTGTGACCGGCCGCTGGTCGCCGCGGGCGGCCTCGGCGACGGCCCCGCGGTGGCCGCCGTGCTGGCTGCCGGCGCCGCCGCCGCGCAACTCGGCACGGCCTTCCTGCGCTGCCCGGAGGCGGGCAGCTCGCCGATGCACCGGGCGGCGGTGGCCAGTGCCACGCCGACCGCCCTGACCCGGTCGTACACCGGCAAGCGGGCCCGGGGTGTGGCCAACGACTTTCTGCGCCAACACGACCCGGCGGCACCGCGCGGCTACCCCCAGGTGCTTCACCTGACGCGTCCGCTGCTCGCCGCCGCCCGGCGCGACGGGGACGCCTCGGTGGCCAACCTGTGGGCCGGGCAGGCGCACCCGCTGGCCCGGGACCTGCCGGCGGGGCAGGTGGTCGCGGAGGTGAGCGCCGCCGCCCGGGCCGCGCTGGCCACAGTGGTCGAGCGGTCCAGCCGCTGGGGCTGA
- a CDS encoding SRPBCC domain-containing protein — protein sequence MIEIGAQIDLSHPAERVWLALTDRELLGRWFAEAETVEGVPDRLVLHTAGLAGFEANVEVEVTERQEPDLLVLSCDEAGRLSELTCTVTATKQGCRLELREVSTHGAWSAEQHEPREQQLRQALTVRLPAILDWLAFQQVDLRRGDAGLTAELPLIGVRGRAGRNPRRRRTLVAVVAGAVLVAGTAAWVALPPDAKPTAAPAPTATASPTVTAGRPTVAPTATPSARPTRTTASATTRPSLTPSAKPSRTAASVPPPPSPTPMVARYQTDSTRLFGYTGEIVVQNPGDAPVADWAVVVSLAEGTTVDDVDGANWRKDGRSIIFTGAAVRPGGTQTISFDVRDSRPKAREPESCTIGGQPCAGL from the coding sequence GTGATCGAGATCGGTGCGCAGATCGACCTGTCCCACCCGGCCGAGCGGGTCTGGCTCGCACTGACCGATCGGGAGTTGCTCGGCCGGTGGTTCGCCGAGGCCGAGACGGTCGAGGGCGTACCGGACCGGCTGGTGCTGCACACGGCCGGCCTGGCCGGCTTCGAGGCCAACGTCGAGGTCGAGGTGACCGAGCGGCAGGAGCCGGACCTCCTCGTGCTGTCCTGCGACGAGGCGGGCCGGCTCAGTGAGCTGACCTGTACGGTCACGGCCACGAAGCAGGGCTGCCGGTTGGAGTTGCGGGAGGTCAGCACGCACGGCGCGTGGTCGGCCGAACAGCACGAGCCCCGCGAGCAACAGCTGCGGCAGGCGCTGACCGTGCGGCTGCCGGCCATTCTCGACTGGCTCGCGTTCCAGCAGGTCGACCTGCGGCGCGGCGACGCTGGGCTGACAGCGGAACTGCCGCTGATCGGCGTCCGTGGCCGGGCCGGCCGCAACCCCCGTCGGCGTCGTACCCTGGTCGCCGTTGTTGCCGGGGCGGTGCTGGTGGCAGGGACGGCGGCCTGGGTGGCCTTGCCGCCCGACGCGAAGCCGACCGCCGCGCCGGCACCGACCGCCACCGCGTCGCCGACCGTGACAGCTGGCAGGCCGACCGTCGCGCCCACGGCAACCCCCTCGGCGCGCCCCACGCGGACCACCGCCTCGGCCACCACCCGCCCGAGCCTGACCCCGTCGGCGAAACCGTCGCGGACGGCCGCGTCGGTGCCGCCACCGCCGTCGCCGACGCCCATGGTGGCCCGGTACCAGACCGACTCCACCCGTCTGTTCGGCTACACCGGCGAGATCGTCGTCCAGAACCCCGGTGACGCGCCGGTGGCGGACTGGGCCGTGGTGGTCAGCCTCGCCGAAGGCACCACAGTCGACGACGTTGACGGCGCGAACTGGCGCAAGGACGGACGGTCGATCATCTTCACCGGAGCGGCCGTGCGGCCCGGGGGAACCCAGACGATCAGCTTCGACGTGCGCGACAGCCGGCCGAAGGCACGCGAACCGGAGAGCTGCACGATCGGCGGGCAACCCTGCGCGGGCCTCTGA
- a CDS encoding CG0192-related protein, which produces MALLHKATLRPTKLDLLTTWLPGRPWFAGTPGAEVVSRGAYRFDDPAGEVGIETMLVGTADGPVHQVPLTYRAAPLDGADSWLVGTTEHSVLGRRWVYDGCGDPVYATALAHAILTGSGQAEEYFEVDGRREARASTVTIVVDGAADTPVPAVGAVRRVVDEDRTLIDTDTVELVVVRRPVAGADASAGVTLSGSWDGQSATVPLAYARTR; this is translated from the coding sequence ATGGCACTACTGCACAAGGCGACCCTGCGCCCAACAAAGCTGGACCTGCTGACGACCTGGTTGCCCGGCCGACCCTGGTTCGCCGGAACGCCCGGCGCGGAGGTGGTGAGCCGGGGCGCCTACCGCTTCGACGACCCGGCCGGCGAGGTCGGTATCGAGACGATGCTGGTCGGTACCGCGGACGGGCCGGTCCACCAGGTTCCGCTCACCTACCGGGCCGCGCCCCTCGACGGCGCGGACAGCTGGCTGGTCGGCACCACCGAGCACTCGGTGCTCGGCCGGCGTTGGGTGTACGACGGCTGCGGCGACCCGGTGTACGCCACCGCGCTGGCCCACGCGATCCTTACCGGCAGCGGCCAGGCCGAGGAGTACTTCGAGGTCGACGGCCGACGCGAGGCGCGTGCGTCGACGGTGACGATCGTCGTCGACGGCGCCGCCGACACCCCCGTACCGGCCGTCGGCGCGGTGCGACGGGTGGTCGACGAGGACCGCACGCTGATCGACACCGACACCGTCGAGCTGGTCGTCGTGCGCCGGCCGGTGGCCGGGGCCGACGCGTCGGCCGGGGTCACGCTGAGCGGCAGCTGGGACGGTCAGTCGGCGACCGTGCCGCTGGCGTACGCCAGGACGCGCTGA
- a CDS encoding glycosyl hydrolase family 28-related protein, whose amino-acid sequence MFRSLTPTRERPGRPSGTAVALVAGLAVLVAGPTTAAASPPGSTGRQPVVTRAALDPALVAGRGADVDFLEQEAENAHTNGEIIGPDRTAYTLASEASGRRAVRLTPGEYVEFVLPRAANGITVRYSIPDAPQGGGITAPLRVAVNGKHLHTMTLTSQYSWLYNQYPFTNDPQAGLLHPDWWITECQCVPAATTPYPSISTPFRPTHFYDEQRLLLGRTYRAGDTIRLTAPPGSSAAWTVIDLLDSELVAPPRVRLLAANVLAFGADPTGRRDSADALDRAIAFARRTHLTVYIPPGTYQVNRHIIVDDVTIEGAGNWHTIIKGREVALPTPAPDGSVHTGVGFYGRDAADGGSRNVHLSGFAIEGDVRERIDTDQVNAIGGAMNDSTIDGLYLHHTKVGIWFDGPMRNVRVTNTIIVDQIADALNFHTGVTDSRVSHTFVRNTGDDGLAMWSEKTANARNTFDHNTVQSPTLANGIAIYGGTDTTVSHNLVADPVREGSGLHAGSRFGAEPFNGHLRFTNNTTARAGTYELNWNIGLGAIWIFALDRSIEARIEVTGDAYLDNTYNAIMLVSDWPVKDLYSISDVRFRNVRVDGTGTSVVSARTAGSASFANVDARNVGAVGVNNCGSFHFTPAGSEFTLTDLGGNDGGWLAPWLLPNTITCDDRPPVSPPPPPARW is encoded by the coding sequence ATGTTTCGCAGCCTCACGCCGACGCGGGAACGCCCCGGCCGGCCCAGCGGCACCGCCGTCGCGCTCGTGGCCGGCCTCGCCGTGCTGGTCGCCGGGCCGACCACGGCCGCCGCCAGTCCACCCGGGTCCACCGGCCGGCAACCGGTGGTCACCCGGGCCGCCCTCGATCCGGCGCTGGTCGCCGGACGCGGCGCGGACGTCGACTTTCTCGAGCAGGAAGCGGAGAACGCCCACACCAACGGCGAGATCATCGGGCCCGACCGGACCGCCTACACGCTGGCCTCGGAAGCCTCCGGCCGCCGGGCGGTCCGGCTCACCCCCGGGGAGTACGTGGAGTTCGTCCTGCCCCGCGCGGCGAACGGGATCACCGTGCGGTACAGCATCCCGGACGCGCCGCAGGGTGGTGGGATCACCGCACCGCTGCGGGTCGCCGTCAACGGCAAACACCTGCACACCATGACGCTCACGTCGCAGTACTCGTGGCTCTACAACCAGTACCCGTTCACCAACGACCCGCAGGCCGGGCTGCTGCACCCGGACTGGTGGATCACCGAATGCCAGTGCGTGCCGGCGGCCACCACGCCGTACCCGAGCATCAGCACGCCGTTCAGGCCCACCCACTTCTACGACGAGCAGCGACTACTGCTCGGGCGTACCTACCGGGCCGGCGACACGATCCGGCTCACCGCGCCGCCCGGCAGCAGCGCCGCCTGGACCGTCATCGACCTGCTCGACTCCGAACTGGTCGCGCCGCCGCGCGTCCGGCTGCTCGCGGCGAACGTGCTCGCCTTCGGCGCCGATCCCACCGGCCGGCGCGACTCCGCCGACGCGCTGGACCGGGCCATCGCCTTCGCCCGGCGCACCCACCTCACTGTGTACATCCCGCCGGGCACCTACCAGGTCAACCGGCACATCATCGTCGACGACGTGACCATCGAGGGCGCCGGCAACTGGCACACCATCATCAAGGGCCGTGAGGTCGCCCTGCCGACCCCCGCGCCGGACGGCTCGGTGCACACCGGAGTCGGGTTCTACGGTCGGGACGCCGCCGACGGCGGCAGCCGTAACGTGCACCTGTCCGGCTTCGCCATCGAGGGCGACGTACGGGAGCGCATCGACACCGACCAGGTCAACGCGATCGGTGGGGCGATGAACGACTCCACCATCGACGGGCTCTACCTGCACCACACCAAGGTGGGCATCTGGTTCGACGGCCCGATGCGCAACGTCCGCGTCACCAACACCATCATCGTCGACCAGATCGCCGACGCGCTCAACTTCCACACCGGCGTGACCGACTCCCGGGTGTCGCACACCTTCGTCCGCAACACCGGCGACGACGGCCTGGCGATGTGGTCGGAGAAGACGGCCAACGCCCGCAACACGTTCGACCACAACACGGTGCAGTCGCCGACCCTGGCCAACGGCATCGCCATCTACGGCGGCACCGACACCACCGTCTCGCACAACCTGGTCGCAGACCCGGTACGCGAGGGCAGCGGTCTGCACGCCGGGTCCCGCTTCGGTGCGGAGCCGTTCAACGGGCACCTGCGGTTCACCAACAACACCACCGCCCGCGCCGGCACGTACGAGCTGAACTGGAACATCGGCCTGGGCGCGATCTGGATCTTCGCCCTGGATCGCAGCATCGAGGCACGCATCGAGGTGACCGGCGACGCGTACCTGGACAACACGTACAACGCGATCATGCTGGTCAGCGACTGGCCGGTGAAGGACCTCTACTCGATCTCCGACGTGCGGTTCCGCAACGTCCGCGTCGACGGCACCGGCACCTCGGTGGTCAGCGCCCGCACGGCGGGGTCCGCCTCGTTCGCCAACGTGGACGCCCGCAACGTGGGCGCGGTCGGCGTCAACAACTGCGGGTCCTTCCACTTCACCCCGGCCGGCTCGGAGTTCACACTGACCGACCTCGGTGGTAACGACGGCGGGTGGCTCGCCCCGTGGCTGCTGCCCAACACCATCACCTGCGACGACCGGCCACCCGTGTCGCCGCCCCCGCCTCCGGCCCGGTGGTGA